A genome region from Gigantopelta aegis isolate Gae_Host chromosome 3, Gae_host_genome, whole genome shotgun sequence includes the following:
- the LOC121389595 gene encoding CDP-diacylglycerol--inositol 3-phosphatidyltransferase-like gives MAENVFLFIPNIIDYFRIIFAFISFYYMPFAPVKASVCYLLSGFLDAFDGHAARMLNQGSKLGAMLDQLTDRITTMCLCAALCHFYPSYMLFFQFSMALDIFSHWIHLHSSMMKGSTSHKIIDLSANPVLYYYYHNKIVLFTFCAANELFYCLLYLNYFTAGPVLPLGPLSIGLWKLLVIICAPLSFLKMAISGIQLTTACQNIAAMDVAEREQAQREQKIK, from the exons aTGGCAGAaaacgtttttctttttattcctaatattatCG ATTACTTCAGGATTATATTTGCATTTATATCGTTCTACTACATGCCATTTGCCCCAGTAAAGGCATCAGTATGCTATCTGCTCAGTGGTTTCCTTGATGCATTTGATGGACATGCTGCAAGAATGCTCAATCAAG GAAGTAAGCTTGGCGCCATGTTGGACCAGCTGACGGACCGAATCACCaccatgtgtttgtgtgcggCCCTGTGTCACTTCTACCCAAGCTACATGCTGTTCTTCCAGTTCAGTATGGCTCTCGACATCTTCAGTCACTGGATTCACCTGCATAG TTCTATGATGAAAGGCAGCACAAGCCACAAAATCATTGATCTGTCTGCAAACCCTGTTTTGTATTATTACTACCACAATAAG ATAGTGCTGTTTACATTCTGTGCTGCTAACGAACTCTTCTACTGTCTTCTGTATTTGAACTACTTCACAGCTGGTCCAGTGT tgCCACTTGGACCGCTGTCGATTGGACTGTGGAAACTCCTGGTTATTATCTGTGCTCCTCTGTCCTTCCTGAAGATGGCTATCAGCGGAATCCAGCTCACCACTGCGTGTCAGAATATCGCTGCGATGGATGTCGCAGAGAGAGAGCAGGCACAGCGCGAACAGAAGATCAAGTGA